Proteins found in one Oncorhynchus tshawytscha isolate Ot180627B linkage group LG25, Otsh_v2.0, whole genome shotgun sequence genomic segment:
- the LOC112224800 gene encoding gastrin/cholecystokinin type B receptor, whose protein sequence is MALLVLTRKRTGLAGVSATRRLLVNLAVCDMMVVCVCMPVNLGLQVYNAWVFGEFLCRTVPFVQAVSVSASVLSLAVISLNRYYSVHNPLHARSFFTGRRILCMICVVWSVSSGLCIPLLFMNTTQTLSLLDITVTVCVESWNEVKLKQRYSFLLFCSLYGFPVLFNLVISVLTGWKLWGTDDKRTQDSNTFGVKLSLSRLKVRKRIAKMVLSLVVLFTLSWLPLYVVDIWLDLNMTASLKNEDDVNQVNHEWILHGRPFALWLGLTNSALNPLCYCFVGNLHRSAKRFRKSYRLKLSSVCSLLPQQSSMPMGGISVPKVVPYSRAQSVNRSAEMGASRKYANLGDKLTKSKSLSSVTACETVFD, encoded by the coding sequence ATGGCTCTCCTGGTCCTCACCCGAAAGAGGACGGGTCTGGCGGGAGTGTCGGCGACCCGCAGACTGCTGGTAAACTTGGCGGTGTGTGacatgatggtggtgtgtgtgtgcatgccagtTAACCTGGGACTCCAGGTCTACAACGCCTGGGTGTTCGGTGAGTTTCTGTGCCGCACCGTGCCGTTCGTTCAAGCGGTATCGGTGTCTGCGAGCGTCCTGAGCCTGGCTGTGATCAGTCTGAACCGCTACTACAGCGTGCACAATCCTCTCCACGCCCGTTCTTTTTTTACCGGGCGGCGGATACTGTGTATGATCTGTGTGGTGTGGAGCGTGTCGTCGGGGTTGTGCATACCGCTCCTCTTCATGAACACCACCCAGACTCTGTCGCTGCTGGACATCACCGTGACTGTGTGCGTGGAGAGCTGGAACGAAGTCAAACTGAAACAGAGATATAGCTTCctgctcttttgctctctctacGGCTTTCCGGTGTTGTTTAACCTGGTTATAAGCGTGCTGACCGGCTGGAAGCTGTGGGGCACCGACGACAAACGGACGCAAGATTCAAATACATTTGGCGTTAAGCTATCACTGTCCCGCCTCAAAGTGCGTAAAAGGATAGCCAAGATGGTGCTGTCACTAGTTGTGCTTTTCACACTGTCCTGGCTACCTCTGTATGTAGTGGACATATGGTTAGACTTGAACATGACTGCATCTTTAAAGAATGAGGATGATGTGAACCAGGTCAACCACGAGTGGATTCTTCACGGGAGACCATTTGCGCTATGGTTGGGTCTGACCAACTCCGCTCTCAACCCGCTCTGTTATTGTTTCGTGGGGAACTTGCACAGGTCTGCGAAAAGGTTCAGGAAAAGCTACCGACTGAAACTGTCGTCAGTGTGCAGTCTGTTGCCACAGCAGTCCTCCATGCCTATGGGCGGCATCTCAGTGCCCAAAGTCGTGCCATATAGCAGGGCGCAATCAGTGAATCGCAGCGCAGAGATGGGCGCATCGAGAAAGTACGCCAATTTAGGCGATAAACTAACCAAGAGCAAGAGCCTGTCCTCTGTGACAGCGTGTGAGACTGTTTTCGACTGA
- the LOC112224490 gene encoding COP9 signalosome complex subunit 1 isoform X1 yields MPLPVQVFNFQGVVEPMQIDADPQEDQQNAPDVNYVVENPTLDLEQYASSYCGLMRIERLQFIAEHCPQLRAEALKMALSFVHRTFNVDVYEEIHRKLTEATREVQGPPDAAVEGGAVEPPPLDTAWAESTRKKALLKLEKLDTDLKNYKGNSIKESIRRGHDDLGDHYLDCGDLSNALKCYSRARDYCTSAKHVINMCLNVIKVSVYLQNWSHVLSYVSKAESTPEIAEQRGERDCQSQSVLTKLKCAAGLAELASRKYKQAAKCFLLASFDHCDFAELLSPSNVAVYGGMCALATFDRQELQKNVISSSSFKLFLELEPQVRDIIFKFYESKYASCLKMLDEIKDNLLLDMYLAPHVLTLYTLIRNRALIQYFSPYVSADMTKMAQAFNTTVLALEDELTQLILEGLINARIDSHSKILYARDVDQRSHTFEKSIHMGKEFQRRAKAMILRAAVLRNQIHVKSPPREGSQGELNSANSQSRMSTNM; encoded by the exons ATGCCTTTGCCCGTGCAAGTATTCAACTTTCAG GGGGTTGTTGAGCCCATGCAGATAGATGCTGACCCACAGGAGGACCAGCAGAATGCACCAGATGTCAACTATGTGGTGGAAAACCCCACGCTG GACCTGGAGCAATATGCATCCAGCTACTGTGGTCTGATGCGTATTGAGAGGCTGCAGTTCATCGCAGAGCACTGTCCCCAGCTCCGCGCCGAGGCCCTGAAGATGGCCCTGTCTTTTGTCCACAGGACCTTCAACGTAGACGTGTACGAGGAGATCCACCGCAAGCTCACAGAGGCCACCAG agaggTCCAGGGGCCTCCAGATGCTGCGGTGGAGGGCGGGGCAGTTGAACCCCCTCCTCTGGACACAGCGTGGGCCGAGTCGACCAGGAAAAAGGCCCTGCTCAAACTGGAGAAATTGGACACTGACCTGAAGAACTACAAAGGCAACTCCATCAAAGAGAGCATCAG GAGGGGTCATGATGACCTTGGGGACCACTACTTGGACTGCGGTGACCTCAGCAACGCCCTTAAGTGCTACTCCCGAGCCCGAGACTACTGCACTAGCGCCAAGCATGTCATAAACATGTGTCTTAATGTCATCAAG GTTAGCGTCTACCTCCAGAACTGGTCCCACGTCCTTAGTTATGTGAGCAAAGCTGAATCCACTCCGGAGATAGCAGAG caaagaggggagagagattgcCAGAGTCAGTCAGTCCTCACCAAATTAAAATGTGCTGCAG GCCTAGCTGAGCTGGCCTCCAGAAAGTACAAACAAGCAGCCAAGTGCTTCCTGCTGGCCTCTTTTGACCACTGTGACTTCGCTGAG CTCCTGTCCCCCAGCAATGTAGCTGTGTACGGAGGGATGTGTGCCCTCGCCACCTTCGACAGACAGGAGCTACAGAAGAACGTAATCTCAAGCAG CTCCTTTAAATTATTCTTAGAGTTGGAGCCTCAGGTCCGTGACATCATCTTTAAGTTCTATGAGTCAAAGTATGCTTCCTGTCTCAAAATGCTGGATGAGATCAAG GATAACCTGCTGTTAGACATGTACCTGGCCCCCCACGTACTGACCCTCTACACACTGATCAGGAACAGAGCCCTTATACAG tacTTCAGCCCGTACGTGTCTGCAGACATGACTAAGATGGCCCAGGCCTTCAACACCACGGTGCTAGCTCTGGAAGACGAACTCACCCAGCTCATACTGGAGGGACTTATCAATGCACGCATAGACTCCCacagcaag ATCCTGTATGCGCGGGACGTGGACCAGCGGAGCCACACATTTGAGAAGTCTATCCACATGGGCAAGGAGTTCCAGAGGCGAGCCAAAGCCATGATCTTGCGAGCTGCTGTGCTGCGCAACCAGATACACGTCAAG tctcctcccAGGGAGGGCAGCCAAGGTGAACTCAACTCTGCCAACAGCCAATCACgaatgagcaccaacatgtga
- the LOC112224490 gene encoding COP9 signalosome complex subunit 1 isoform X2, which translates to MFALLQGVVEPMQIDADPQEDQQNAPDVNYVVENPTLDLEQYASSYCGLMRIERLQFIAEHCPQLRAEALKMALSFVHRTFNVDVYEEIHRKLTEATREVQGPPDAAVEGGAVEPPPLDTAWAESTRKKALLKLEKLDTDLKNYKGNSIKESIRRGHDDLGDHYLDCGDLSNALKCYSRARDYCTSAKHVINMCLNVIKVSVYLQNWSHVLSYVSKAESTPEIAEQRGERDCQSQSVLTKLKCAAGLAELASRKYKQAAKCFLLASFDHCDFAELLSPSNVAVYGGMCALATFDRQELQKNVISSSSFKLFLELEPQVRDIIFKFYESKYASCLKMLDEIKDNLLLDMYLAPHVLTLYTLIRNRALIQYFSPYVSADMTKMAQAFNTTVLALEDELTQLILEGLINARIDSHSKILYARDVDQRSHTFEKSIHMGKEFQRRAKAMILRAAVLRNQIHVKSPPREGSQGELNSANSQSRMSTNM; encoded by the exons atgttcgCTCTTCTTCAGGGGGTTGTTGAGCCCATGCAGATAGATGCTGACCCACAGGAGGACCAGCAGAATGCACCAGATGTCAACTATGTGGTGGAAAACCCCACGCTG GACCTGGAGCAATATGCATCCAGCTACTGTGGTCTGATGCGTATTGAGAGGCTGCAGTTCATCGCAGAGCACTGTCCCCAGCTCCGCGCCGAGGCCCTGAAGATGGCCCTGTCTTTTGTCCACAGGACCTTCAACGTAGACGTGTACGAGGAGATCCACCGCAAGCTCACAGAGGCCACCAG agaggTCCAGGGGCCTCCAGATGCTGCGGTGGAGGGCGGGGCAGTTGAACCCCCTCCTCTGGACACAGCGTGGGCCGAGTCGACCAGGAAAAAGGCCCTGCTCAAACTGGAGAAATTGGACACTGACCTGAAGAACTACAAAGGCAACTCCATCAAAGAGAGCATCAG GAGGGGTCATGATGACCTTGGGGACCACTACTTGGACTGCGGTGACCTCAGCAACGCCCTTAAGTGCTACTCCCGAGCCCGAGACTACTGCACTAGCGCCAAGCATGTCATAAACATGTGTCTTAATGTCATCAAG GTTAGCGTCTACCTCCAGAACTGGTCCCACGTCCTTAGTTATGTGAGCAAAGCTGAATCCACTCCGGAGATAGCAGAG caaagaggggagagagattgcCAGAGTCAGTCAGTCCTCACCAAATTAAAATGTGCTGCAG GCCTAGCTGAGCTGGCCTCCAGAAAGTACAAACAAGCAGCCAAGTGCTTCCTGCTGGCCTCTTTTGACCACTGTGACTTCGCTGAG CTCCTGTCCCCCAGCAATGTAGCTGTGTACGGAGGGATGTGTGCCCTCGCCACCTTCGACAGACAGGAGCTACAGAAGAACGTAATCTCAAGCAG CTCCTTTAAATTATTCTTAGAGTTGGAGCCTCAGGTCCGTGACATCATCTTTAAGTTCTATGAGTCAAAGTATGCTTCCTGTCTCAAAATGCTGGATGAGATCAAG GATAACCTGCTGTTAGACATGTACCTGGCCCCCCACGTACTGACCCTCTACACACTGATCAGGAACAGAGCCCTTATACAG tacTTCAGCCCGTACGTGTCTGCAGACATGACTAAGATGGCCCAGGCCTTCAACACCACGGTGCTAGCTCTGGAAGACGAACTCACCCAGCTCATACTGGAGGGACTTATCAATGCACGCATAGACTCCCacagcaag ATCCTGTATGCGCGGGACGTGGACCAGCGGAGCCACACATTTGAGAAGTCTATCCACATGGGCAAGGAGTTCCAGAGGCGAGCCAAAGCCATGATCTTGCGAGCTGCTGTGCTGCGCAACCAGATACACGTCAAG tctcctcccAGGGAGGGCAGCCAAGGTGAACTCAACTCTGCCAACAGCCAATCACgaatgagcaccaacatgtga